From Faecalicatena sp. Marseille-Q4148:
TACATAACCAAAATTAATAAACAAGGTATACAGTATCAGGGAACAAAACGCCACCAGAAAAAATTTCCCGGATATCATCATCCGGCAGTCTTTTTTGAATAAAGAAAGAAAGCATTTCCACATCAAGACAGCCCCCTTCCTGTATACTGAATAAAGACATCCTCCAAAGTCGGCTCCTGGGAATGGATACTGATGATTTCATCATACGCAAAAGCCATGCTATCCTTCAGTTCCAAGGTTCCCATGATCTGCTCTTCCCGTTTTCCTTGATACAGATAGGAAATCACAATACGATGATCGCTGTTTTTCTCCTTTAAGTTTCCCGGCGTATCCAGTGCAACAATATTGCCGCCTGCGATAAATGCCACCCGGTCACAAAGTAGATCTGCATCCAGCATATTGTGGGTAGTAAGAAATACGGTTGTACCCTTTTGTCGTTCTTCCTCAATAATTTTGCGAAATAGCACCGCCCCGGCAGGATCAAGACCACTGGTTGGTTCATCCAAAAACAAAAGCTTTGGATTACTGATCAACGCCCGCGCCATACTTACACGCTGTCGCATTCCTTTGGAGTAGGAAGACACCGGTTTCTTCCAGAAGTCCTTTTTTACTTCTAGCATAGTCAAAAGTTCTTCTACATCTCGCAACTGTTCTTCTGGATAAAAGGATGCAAAATAATTCAGATTATCTACTGCACTCAAATTCGCATACAGATAGGGGAATTCAAATAACACGCCGATCTTCCGGAAAAACTCCTGCGTATGAACCTCTTTGAGGTCCTTTCCAAATAGAGAAACTTCTCCTCCATGTCCTTTTAAGATTCCCGTCAATATTTTCTGTGTTGTGGACTTCCCAGAACCGTTTGGTCCCAGGAAACCGAAGATTTCCCCGTCTTCTACGTTGAAATTTAGTCCATGCAGCGCCTGTTTATCCTTTCCATAGGAAAACATCAGATTTTTTACTTCAATCATCTTCCTCACCCCATTTTCCTATCTGACCTTTTTTCTTCTCTTTTTCCCGTTGATTCCACCATTTCATAAATTTCACCTTAAACGGGATAGAAACAATCAAAAGCACCAAAATCACAAGCCACCAATACCATTCCAATCCTAAAAACATATCGTGTCCTCCTTATTACTTCTTTTGATAGGATAAACATAAAAAAACGCATTGAAATTGAGGTGAAGTCGAAGTGAAGTTGGTGTGAAATATCCACAAAAAAAGAAAAACCCTCATCTCTCTGTAAATGAAAGCTTTTCCATCTGTATTCTATGATTTATTTTACGGCAGGAATTGTAAAATAAAACTTCACACCGCCCGGTTGATTCTCCACTCCATAGGAGAATCCCTGCATGGATAAAATCTGTGCAACAATGGCAAGTCCAAGTCCGGAACCGCCATAGGAAGCATTGGGATTTCTGTAAAACTTGGTCCAAATTTTTTTCAAATCCTCCTTTGAAATTTCCCTTCCCTCATTGTAAATAGAAAAATGCAAACCGTCTTTCTTCTCAGTCAGGGATAATTTCAAAATACCGCCTGGAGATACGTTTCGTTTCGCATTCACAATCAGATTATCCAGAACCTGCTCCATGCGCCCTTGATCTGTATACACATAAACTGGGCTCTCCGGAAGTTCATATTCCAATACAAAATCCGCATCCGGCGTATCGATCAGCAGTCGTCCTGCTATCGTTTCCACAAACTCTACAAAGTCAAATCGTTCCGGCTGGAGATTGGTTGCTCCATTTTCCAATGCGGATAAATCTAAAAGTGTGGTGATCAGACAGTTCATACGTTCCGTCTCCTGAATGATCACTTCCGTATATTTCTGCCGTTTCTCTTCACCTGTTTCATCCTGTAATCCTTCCGTATATGCCCGAATCACTCCCAGCGGAGTTTTCATCTCATGGGAAAGATTGTCTACCAACTCCTTACGTTCAGCCAACAGCCGTTTTTTCTGCTCCACATCCTGCTCTAATTTCAAATTGGCATCTTCTAACGAAACAAAAGCCTGCTGCAGATTTTCCGCCATCTTATTCAGGCTTTCTGAAAGCTCACCAAACTCATCCAAGCTTGTCACCTTACAAGGTTTGGAAAAATCCAGCTCTGCCAGATTTTTCGCGGCCTCATTCAGTTCTGAAACTGGCTTTGTGATAAAACGTGCCATCAACAGGTCAATGGCGCAGATCAGCACTACCACAAATGCCAGCCATATCACAAAGGAAATATCTGCATTCACTGGCAGTTTGGTGGACAGTATATAAGAAACAATCAAGGCAACACCAATCAGCTTGGAGGCAAGCAGTATCTTCTTTCGTATGGTAAAGATGTTCATGTTTTCGTTGATCTTCATACACTCACCTCGAACTTATAGCCGGAACGGATCAGGGTAACAATGTGCTTGCCCTCATCGCCCAATTTCTGTCGCAGGGTTTTGATATGGGTATCTACTGTCCGAGTCGTTCCTTCAAAATCGTAGCCCCAAATCCGATTAAGCAACTGCTCTCTGCTGAATATCTGGCTGGGATTTGCCATGAAGAAATGCAGCAGTTCATATTCCTTATGGGTTAAAGTGATTTCCTGTCCGTCCACAAAGACCTTGTGGGATGTAGGGATGATCGTAATTTTTCCGGCATTCATAGAATCGGTGGGCGTAATCGAGGATCGGCGCAGCAAAGCGCCTACCTTTGCCAGTAACACTTTAGGACTGAATGGTTTT
This genomic window contains:
- a CDS encoding ABC transporter ATP-binding protein, with protein sequence MIEVKNLMFSYGKDKQALHGLNFNVEDGEIFGFLGPNGSGKSTTQKILTGILKGHGGEVSLFGKDLKEVHTQEFFRKIGVLFEFPYLYANLSAVDNLNYFASFYPEEQLRDVEELLTMLEVKKDFWKKPVSSYSKGMRQRVSMARALISNPKLLFLDEPTSGLDPAGAVLFRKIIEEERQKGTTVFLTTHNMLDADLLCDRVAFIAGGNIVALDTPGNLKEKNSDHRIVISYLYQGKREEQIMGTLELKDSMAFAYDEIISIHSQEPTLEDVFIQYTGRGLS
- a CDS encoding HAMP domain-containing protein produces the protein MKINENMNIFTIRKKILLASKLIGVALIVSYILSTKLPVNADISFVIWLAFVVVLICAIDLLMARFITKPVSELNEAAKNLAELDFSKPCKVTSLDEFGELSESLNKMAENLQQAFVSLEDANLKLEQDVEQKKRLLAERKELVDNLSHEMKTPLGVIRAYTEGLQDETGEEKRQKYTEVIIQETERMNCLITTLLDLSALENGATNLQPERFDFVEFVETIAGRLLIDTPDADFVLEYELPESPVYVYTDQGRMEQVLDNLIVNAKRNVSPGGILKLSLTEKKDGLHFSIYNEGREISKEDLKKIWTKFYRNPNASYGGSGLGLAIVAQILSMQGFSYGVENQPGGVKFYFTIPAVK
- a CDS encoding response regulator transcription factor; this translates as MANILIVEDEKNMQSIIVEYMHRGGHTCFTADDGVDALMILKNNPMDLMILDVMMPHLDGFSVCKMAREMSNLPIIMLTAKSEEEDKLKGYELGADDYITKPFSPKVLLAKVGALLRRSSITPTDSMNAGKITIIPTSHKVFVDGQEITLTHKEYELLHFFMANPSQIFSREQLLNRIWGYDFEGTTRTVDTHIKTLRQKLGDEGKHIVTLIRSGYKFEVSV